Proteins encoded within one genomic window of Vanrija pseudolonga chromosome 3, complete sequence:
- the MIMI_R526 gene encoding Putative alpha/beta hydrolase, with amino-acid sequence MPGANPHNYALEPAAQAFCEATANPPFLFQLPPADGRKAVDDVQNSPVNKPDVDDKWIEVPGPNGSGTVPVRIVKPKGAKGVLPVILYTHGAGWVFGDAHTHDVLVRNLAVQTGAAVVFPEYVRAPDAHYPAQNEQSYAAAKWLFSKGGDEGLDTTRVAISGDSVGGNMAIALILMAHERREFAFAAAGLFYPVCDASFDSASYNEFAEGYFLARDGMKWFWDQYTTSETERAEITASPLRATEDQVKFFPPTLLITAECDVLRDHGEQFAAKLRRAGVQVTATRYGGTIHDFVMVNSLHETNASKAAIAQAAHFFRQVLKVE; translated from the coding sequence ATGCCAGGCGCCAACCCGCACAACTacgccctcgagcccgccgcccaggcgTTCTGCGAGGCGACAGCCAACCCGCCGTTCCTCTTCCAGCTCCCACCTGCCGACGGGcgcaaggccgtcgacgacgtgcagaACTCGCCGGTGAACaagcccgacgtcgacgacaagtgGATCGAGGTGCCCGGGCCgaacggcagcggcaccgtcCCAGTCCGCATcgtcaagcccaagggcGCGAAGGGCGTGCTCCCCGTCATCCTGTACACGCACGGCGCGGGCTGGGTgttcggcgacgcgcacacgcacgacgtgctcgtgcgCAACCTTGCCGTGCagacgggcgcggcggtcgtgTTCCCCGAGTATGTGCGCGCGCCGGACGCGCACTACCCCGCGCAGAATGAGCAGAGCTACGCGGCCGCCAAGTGGCTCTTCTCCAAGGGCGGAGACGAGGGGCTCGACACGACCCGCGTCGCGATCTCGGGCGACTCGGTCGGCGGCAACATGGCCATCGCGCTCATCCTCATGGCGCATGAGCGGCGCGAGTTTGCGTTTGCTGCCGCAGGCCTGTTCTACCCCGTCTGCGATGCCAGCTTCGACAGCGCGAGCTACAACGAGTTTGCGGAGGGCTACTTCCTCGCGCGGGACGGCATGAAGTGGTTCTGGGACCAGTATACTACAAGCGAGAcggagcgcgccgagatcacggcgtcgccgctcCGCGCGACAGAGGACCAGGTCAAGTTCTTCCCGCCCACGCTGCTCATCACCGCCGAGTGCGACGTGCTCCGCGACCATGGCGAGCAGTTtgccgccaagctccgcCGCGCGGGAGTGCAGGTCACGGCCACGCGGTACGGCGGCACGATCCACGACTTTGTCATGGTCAACTCGCTGCATGAGACGAATGCGTCCAAGGCGGCTATTGCGCAGGCGGCCCACTTCTTCCGGCAGGTGCTCAAGGTCGAGTGA
- the nps10 gene encoding Adenylate-forming reductase Nps10 gives MAAPTFHARSLTELIALRADTQPDDPAVHTGIPEDASRLQTLTYSDIQRAVDRLAAYYAPLAPVPVEGQVPREQVVAVLVSTAVDESLLEIALAKLGLAPLLLSVNNSVSAIAHLCKITRASHLIYGPKFIETAHDAQHLLGQEGIRLDITEDKRFPLWGKGGVREDTIEPFPARLAPDVESKRTCVILHSSGSTGFPKPVYITHYGMIANAANSVPKTGFSALPLFHGFGHFSIFRCIYHGKAFTLLPPHLPITADNIVRTIAMSPTPPVQHFAVPYVLKLLSESEAGTKSLAAMETVSYAGAAVPDDLGDRLVAAGVPLMSVFGTTETGALMSSKRDYATDKAWNWVRAEGLVSKYIELVPHGKGTFEVVVLDGWPAKIMSNRKDGAYATKDLFLQHPDHPSWFKYIGRLDDTLTHTLGEKTNPVPLELAIRGNSRLIQECIVFGDGRPHTGCLILPSDEGAPLAAESARKFLEAIWPVIEEANSHAPTHSRILKDMVAFLKYGTEIPVATKMSILRPACYSKFAKHIDYVYEKFEKGGSNKTKTKVTYTSQKEIEQFLLGKAGRFFAGGSRQYALTEDSDLHEMGVTSLQGAQLRNEILKEYDLEGATLGTNVVYELPTIKQLAAHVVALATGQTRALDEEETPEAAESAHKMMLAMVEYWSSMIKKPKTYVPAKQGRVDPYQALPRTIILTGASGALGAHLFCLLKKLFPKHTLVCFMRSGGEDAMRDSLRLRGLAHENLGGRFIDVDYAKPDFGINSTDYNYLAASVELILHCAWPVNFSMTLPSYEQQIAALVNLINLGTQGNRRSPPPAFVYISSISTVAGLPADDIVPADFPAAPELAAPMGYGRSKWVAEHLVREAGRNQPAAVMRVGQLTGDLTWGLWNYTEAWPLLFRSAETFRALPVLEEQPQWLPVDQAAGIIVEIASSLVHTQRGKAGAAVFNVVNPHAGKWDDVLTGLEEAGATFIRVSPEFWLKKLSESDTDLEKNPTRKLLKYYQKRFGTGAKPRKPVKFDLRSVERISPTYARLKPIDAAHAERLMQSLMCFKWDPNNIPEDLVGEHYVPNYRPT, from the exons ATGGCAGCGCCGACATTCCACGCACGGAGCTTGACAGAGCTCATCGCTCTCCGGGCTG ACACACAGCCCGACGATCCGGCCGTGCACACTGGCATACCCGAGGACGCGAGCCGTTTGCAGACTTTGAC ATATTCTGATATCCAGCGCGCGGTCGACCGCCTCGCAGCGTACTATGCACCGCTGGCACCTGTCCCCGTCGAGGGCCAGGTGCCCCGCGAGCAGGtggtcgccgtgctcgtgtccaccgccgtcgacgagtcGCTGCTCGagatcgcgctcgccaagctcggcctcgcgccgctcttGTTGTCAGTGAACAACTCGGTGTCGGCCATTGCGCACCTGTGTAAGATCACACGCGCGAGCCACCTGATCTACGGGCCAAAGTTTATCGAGACGGCACACGACGCGCAGCACCTCCTCGGGCAGGAGGGCATCAGGCTCGACATTACCGAGGACAAGCGGTTCCCCCTCTGGGGTAAGGGgggcgtgcgcgaggacACGATCGAGCCCTTCCCGGCCCGCTTGGCCCCCGACGTGGAGAGCAAGCGTACCTGTGTGATCCTACACTCGTCTGGCAGCACCGGCTTCCCCAAGCCAGTGTACATCACCCACTATGGCATGATCGCCAACGCGGCCAACAGCGTGCCCAAGACGGGCTTCAGTGCGCTCCCCCTTTTCCACGGCTTCGGACACTTTAGCAT CTTCCGGTGTATCTACCACGGAAAGGCGTTCACCCTCCTGCCCCCACACCTGCCCATCACGGCCGACAACATTGTTCGGACAATCGCAATGtcccccacgccgccggtgcAACACTTCGCCGTTCCATACGTACTCAAGCTGCTGTCAGAGTCCGAGGCAGGGACCAAGAGCCTCGCGGCGATGGAGACGGTGTCGTATGCCGGTGCCGCGGTACccgacgaccttggcgacCGCCTTGTTGCGGCTGGGGTACCTCTGATGTCGGTGTTTGGAACAACAG AAACAGGCGCGCTCATGTCGTCGAAGCGAGACTACGCGACCGACAAGGCGTGGAACTGGGTTCGCGCAGAGGGCCTCGTTTCAAAATACATCGAGCTGGTGCCCCATGGTAAGGGGACGTTTGAGGTTGTTGTGCTGGACGGATGGCCGGCCAAGATCATGTCCAACCGCAAGGACGGTGCCTACGCCACTAAAGACCTCTTCCTGCAGCACCCAGATCACCCGTCGTGGTTCAAGTACATTGGTCGACTGGACGACACGCTCACACATACGCTGGGCGAGAAGACCAACCCCGTGCCGCTGGAGCTTGCGATC CGTGGCAACTCGCGTCTGATCCAAGAATGTATCGTGTTCGGCGACGGACGCCCCCACACGGGCTGCCTGATCCTGCCGTCGGACGagggcgcgccgctcgccgccgagagcGCACGCAAgttcctcgaggccatctGGCCCGtcatcgaggaggccaactcgcacgcgccgacgcacTCACGTATCCTGAAGGACATGGTCGCGTTCCTCAAGTACGGCACGGAAATCCCTGTCGCGACCAAGATGAGCATCCTCCGCCCGGCGTGCTACTCCAAGTTTGCCAAGCACATCGACTACGTCTACGAGAAGTTTGAGAAGGGCGGGAGCAACAAGACAAAGACCAAGGTCACGTACACTTCGCAGAAGGAGATTGAGCAGTTCCTACTCGGCAAGGCGGGCAGGTTCTTCGCGGGCGGCTCACGACAGTATGCTTTGACGGAGGACAGCGACCTGCACGAGATGGGCGTGACTTCGCTCCAGGGCGCTCAGCTGCGTAACGAGATCCTGAAGGAGTACGACCTCGAAGGCGCAACCCTCGGCACCAACGTCGTGTACGAGCTCCCGACGatcaagcagctcgcggcgcatgtcgtcgcgctggccaCTGGACAAACCCGCGCtctggacgaggaggagacgccCGAGGCAGCCGAGAGCGCGCACAAGATGATGCTCGCCATGGTCGAGTACTGGTCCAGCATGATCAAGAAGCCCAAGACCTACGTCCCGGCCAAGCAGGGCAGAGTCGACCCGTACCAGGCCTTGCCGCGGACCATCATCCTGAcaggagcgagcggcgcgctcggtgcCCACCTGTTCTGCCTGCTCAAAAAGCTCTTCCCGAAACATACCTTGGTGTGCTTCATGcgctcgggcggcgaggacgccatGCGGGATTCCCTCCGTCTCCGAGGCCTCGCCCACGAGAACCTAGGGGGCAGGTTCATCGACGTCGACTATGCCAAACCCGACTTTGGCATCAACTCGACCGACTACAACTACCTCGCTGCGagcgtcgagctcatcctGCACTGCGCGTGGCCGGTAAACTTCTCCATGACGCTGCCGAGCTACGAGCAGCAGATTGCGGCACTCGTCAACCTCATCAACCTCGGCACCCAGGGCAACCGGAGATCCCCGCCCCCGGCGTTCGTGTACATCTCGAGCATCAgcaccgtcgccggcctgccAGCAGACGACATCGTGCCTGCCGACTTCCCCGCAGCGCcagagctcgccgcgccgatggGATACGGGCGGAGCAAGTGGGTTGCGGAGCACCTCGTgcgcgaggcaggcaggaaCCAGCCCGCGGCGGTCATgcgcgtcggccagctcACTGGCGACCTGACCTGGGGCTTGTGGAACTACACCGAGGCGTGGCCTCTCCTCTTCCGCTCGGCGGAGACGTTCCGCGCGCTCCCGGTGCTGGAGGAGCAGCCGCAGTGGCTGCCCGTCGACCAGGCGGCGGGCATCATCGTGGAGATTGCGTCGAGTCTCGTGCACACGCAGCGgggcaaggccggcgcggcggtgttCAACGTCGTCAACCCGCACGCTGGGAAGTGGGACGACGTGCTCactggcctcgaggaggccggcgcgacctTCATCCGTGTCAGCCCCGAGTTCTGGCTCAAGAAGCTCTCCGAGTCCGACACGGACCTCGAGAAGAACCCCACCCGCAAGCTCCTCAAGTATTACCAGAAACGGttcggcaccggcgccaaGCCGCGCAAGCCGGTCAAGTTTGACCTGCGCAGCGTCGAGCGCATCAGCCCGACGTATGCCCGCCTCAAGCCCATCGATGCTGCACACGCTGAGCGGCTCATGCAGTCGTTGATGTGCTTCAAGTGGGACCCGAACAACATCCCAGAGGATCTCGTGGGGGAGCACTACGTTCCAAACTACCGGCCCACTTAG